CCTACCGGGCTGTGGGGGAAAAGATTCCCCGGCTCCGTGCACATGACGGACTCGGCGGTTCCTTCGCCGTCACCCCCAATGGGTGATCAACCGTGCGAAGGTTCGAGGCCTGACCCTAGTGACCATCTTGTGATCAGTTCAAATCCTCACAGGAATTTTCTCGTCACACCGGGCACTTCTTTACTCTCACCCCACCGCGTGTAGCGGCGACTTGACGGTACGTTCCCAGAAATCCGGCATGTCACACATGCCGTGCATATTCCGCTAGACACGCGAAAGGCGCTTGAGGAGCAAGACGGACGCGACCGGCCGCGCACCGGCCTTGGCCACACCGTCCGCCACCTCCCGGTCGGTGGAGACGACCACCACGGGCCGCCCCGGCGGTTCCGCGCGGGCCAGTTGACGGATCAGCTCGTCCGCCGTGACCCCGGCCTTGCTGAACAGCACCCGCACGCCGCGGGGCGGGGCCAGCAGCACCGGGGCGGCCAGCTCGGCCCCGTCGAAGACACAGGTCATCTCGGCGCCGGTCTGCGCCGCGAGCACCGAGAGCCCGCCCAGCAGCCGCAACCGCTGCTTCTCCAGCGGCATCTGGGGATAGCCGGTCTTGGTGACGTTGTAGCCGTCCACGATGAGGTGGGCCTGCGGCAGCGCCAGCAGCTGGTCCAGCAGCGCCGGATCGGTCTCCGAAAGGGCCCTGGCCGCGATGTCCTTGGGCGACATCCGGCCGGGCTCCACCGCGTCCACGGTGTCGGCGGGGTGCGTCGTCGCCGGGGGAAGCGCCAGCTCCCGCCGCAGCCCGGAGGCCGCGTCCAGCACGGTGTCCAGGAGCAGCCGCAGCCGCATGTCCTCCACCGAGCGGCCTTCGCGGGCGGCCCGGCGGCTCGCCTCCAGGGCCGCCTCGGCCTCCCCCAGCCGCCCCTTGAGCCGGCGGGACTCGCTCTCGGCGACGGAGAGCTGGGCGGCCGACTCGGCGCGCTGGGCCTCGGCCTCGGCGGCTCCGCGGCGCAGGGCGGCCTCGCCGCGCTTCACCTCGCTCAGGGCGCTGCGCAGCTTGCGGTGCAGCGACTCGGCCTCCTTGCGGGCCGCCTCCAGCTCGGTGCGCAGCCGCTCGGTCTCGGCGCGGGTGTGGGCGCGGGCCCGCTCCAGCTCCTCGCGCAGGTGCTCCAGTTCGCGCCGGGCCTCCTCGTCGGCGCGTTCCGCGTCGGCGCGCTGGACCTCCTCGCCGGCCGATTCGACCAGCTTGACCCAGCCGACCGGGCGCAGCACATAGGCGGCCGCGGCCACATCGAGGGGATCGGCGGCGGCGGGCGGCGAACCGGCCTCCAGCGCTCCGGTCAGCTCGGGCTGGGACTGGGAGAGCCGCTCTCCGATGCGCTGCCGGAAGAGGGCGTCGCCCTCCAGCGCGGCGGCCATCGCGTTCCCCGCGAACTTCGCCCGCCGGGTCGGGGTGAACCGGGCGTACTGCCGCAGCTGGGCGGGCAGTTCGGAGACGGTCAGGCCGCCGAAGGCGTCCGAGACCAGCGCGATCACCCGCCGCCGGACACCCTCGGGCAGCGGACGGCCGAGCGCCTCTGCACCGCCGTCGGCCTCATCGGCCGGTCCGGCGCCGCTGGTCGGCTGATCCACCGTCCGTCACCCCATAGATATGTGATGGGTGCGCTTCCTCAGGAAGCGGCACCCGGCCTGTCCACCAGTTCGATCTGGTCCACCGCGTTGCACCAACGACAGCGGACCGACTCGATGGTCTCACTGACGACCTCCCGCTCCTCGACACTCGACTCACCGGCCAGGTCGAGGTGCACGTACTCCACGACCTTGGAGGAACGGGTCACGTCGAAGCGCGTGAGGTTGCCGCACAGGGTGCAGCGCCAGCGGGTCGAGTCGGTCGGCAGGGGAACCGTCGTCATCGTTGCGTCCTCTTTCGTCGTCTCCAGGAGCCCGCGCCGGGCGCGCCGCCGCGTCTCCACCTGTCTACGCCAAGGATCTCGCGGTGCGCCGTCGAACTGCGGAAGTCCTGGCGTAACCCTACGGCCTCGCGTATAGGCATCGGCACGGCGAGGCGCTCCATCCCGTTCTCCACCGGTACGTCATGCTCTGTACATGATCGATGGGCGGCAGGCCGACGGGCGGACCACGGCCGGGAGGATCCGGGACGCGGCGGTGTCGAGCGGCGCCCCGGTCACCTACGGACTGATCGGCGTCTGCGGTGTGATCTTCCTGATCAGCCCGCTCTCCGGGTTCGGCGGCGCCGCCCAGGGGAGCGAGGACGCGCTGCTCGCCGCGCAGGCCGCGTACTTCGAGCGGTGGGGGGTGATCCCCGCCGAGCTGTGGGAGGGGTCGGCGCATGCGCTGCTGACCCCGTTCACCGCGCTGTTCGTGCACGGCAGCTGGCTGCACCTGCTGGGGAACCTGCTGTTCCTGTACGTGTTCGGCGCGATGGCCGAGGAGCGCATGGGCCGGGTGCGGTTCGCCCTGTTCTACGTGGGCTGCGGCTATGTGGCGCTGGTCTGCTACGCGGCGGCGCACGCGGACTCCGGGCAGACGCTGGTGGGTGCGTCGGGGGCGATCTCCGCGGTGCTCGGCGCGTTCCTGTACCTCTTCCCGAAGACCCGGGTGACCAGCCTGTTCCCGTTCCTCTTCTTCCTGCCGCTGCGCTTCCCCGCCTGGATGGTGCTGGTCTTCTGGTTCGGGCTCCAGTGGGCGGCTGCGCAGGGTGCGGGCAGCGGTCCCGGGGTGGCGTACCTGGCGCATGTGGCGGGCTTCGCGGCCGGGTTCCTCTGCGCCTGGGTGGGCTGTCGGGGTGGGGCTAGAGTGAAGGTTCCAGCCACGGCCACCGAGGGAGACAGCCAGCCGTGATCACCGCGATCGTGCTCATCAAGACCAGCGTGGACCGGATTCCGGAGATCGCCGAGGCCATCGCCGCGCTGGACAGTGTCAGCGAGGTCTTCTCCGTCACCGGCACCTACGACCTGATCGCCATGGTCCGGGTCGCCAGGCACGACGACCTCGCCGATGTCATCCCCGGCCGGATCAGCAAGATCCCGGGCGTCGAGGGCACCGACACCCACGTGGCGTTCCGTACGTACTCCCAGCACGACCTGGAAGCGGCCTTCGCCATCGGCCTCGACGCGTAGGGCCTGACGAGGGCCTGAGGACGGACCAGGGACACACCGGCGTCGCACCTCGGCCGGGGACGGGCGGCGCGCCCGTCCCCGGCCGGGGTGTTTCATCAGAACGTGTCCCGGACCCGGGCGGCCTCGCCCCGGTCGGGCACGCAACGGCCTTCCTCGGTGCGGTAGTTCCAGCGGGCTCCCTCGCGGACCAGCTCGGAGACCGCGCGCAGGAACCGGTCGATGTGCTCGTCGGGCGTACCGGCGCCGAAGCTGACACGGATCGCGTTGAGCGAGCGTTCGCCCGGCTCGGCCTCCGGCGCTCCGCACTCGCCCGGGTCCTGCGGGTCGCTGCCGAGCAGGGTGCGCACCAGCGGGTGGGCGCAGAAGAGGCCGTCGCGCACGCCGATGCCGTACTCCGCGGAGAGCGCGGCGGCGAAGTGCGAGCTGTTCCAGCCGCGCACCACGAAGGAGATGACGCCGACCCGGGGGGCGTCGTCGCCGAACAGCGAGAGCACCTGCACCTCGGGCACCTCGGCGAGCCCCTCGCGGACCCGGCCCACGAGCTCCTGCTCCCGGGCGACCAGGCCCTCGAAGCCGGCCTCGGTCAGGGCCTTGCAGGCGGAGGCGATGGAGTAGACGCCGATGACGTTGGGCGAACCGGCCTCGTGGCGGGCGGCCGTGGTGTGCCAGTCGACGTCCACGCCGCCGTCGGCGCGCCGGGCGACCTTGCGGGACGCGCCGCCGCCGGCGAGGTACGGCTCGGCGGCCTGGAGCCAGTCGGCGCGGCCGGCCAGGACCCCGGAGCCGAAGGGCGCGTACAGCTTGTGGCCGGAGAACGCGACCCAGTCGACGTCCAGTTCGGCGATGTCCACGGGGTGGTGCGGGGCCAGCTGGGCGGCGTCGAGGACGATGCGGGCGCCGTGCGCGTGGGCGGCCGCGGCCAGCTCCCTCACCGGCCACAGCTCACCGGTCACGTTGGACGCGCCGGTGACGCAGACGAGGGCGGGGCCGTAGGGGTCGCGGTCGGCGAGCGCGCGCTCCAGGGCCTCGACGGCCTGGGCCGGGGTGCGGGGCGCGTTGAGGTAGGTGACCCGGGCGTCGCGCCAGGGCAGCAGGGACGCGTGGTGCTCGGTCTCGTAGACGAAGACCTGGCAGTCGGCGGGGATCGCGGCGGCCAGCAGGTTGAGGGAGTCGGTCGTGGAGCGGGTGAAGACCACCTGGTCGTCCGCGCGGCAGCCGAGGAACTCCGCGACCGTGCGGCGGCTGTTCTCGAAGAGGTCGGTGGAGAGCTGCGAGAGGTAGCCGGCACCGCGGTGGACGCTGCCGTAGTACGGGGCGTACGCGGCGACGTCGTCCCAGACCCGCTGGAGGGCCGGGGCGCTGGCGGCGTAGTCGAGCGCGGCGTAGGTGACCTCACCGCCGGTGACGAGCGGAACCGTGACGTTCTGCCCCAGAACGGGCAGCGGGGCACAAACCGACGAGTCGAGGGCAGCGGTGGGGACAGACATGGCGAACTCCCGTAACAGGCAGGCGAAATCCGGCGCCGGCGGATACGCGGCAGCGCAGGAGGAGGAAAGGAAAAGGGTGCGCGGAAGGAGGGCGATAAGCCCTAGCGCATTCGCTTGCTCACAGAAGACTCCCTAGGGACCAGGACCCCGGGGGCTGGCATCCGCTGGATGCCGAGGGGCCCGCGCTTGCCGCAGACCTCGCTGCCTGCGGCCTGGTCTTCACCCGGGGCACCCCGCCACGGACGGAGGGTTGCCGGACAGCGGGCCGGGGCCGTAGTCGCTGTCACTCATGACCTGCGCAGCATCTTGCCATACGTGCGCACACGCGCAAGGGCGCAGTCCGGCATCCGGACTGCGCCCTGTGTCACACCGTGTGCCCCGGAGCCGTCCCCGGGGCGCGCTCAAGCGTTGCTGGCCGCCACCCAGCGCCCCAGTGCCCGCTTGGCGGCCCCGGAGTCGATGGCCTCGGCCGCGACGAGGATCTTCGCCGCGAGCTGTTCGGTCAGCGTGCCGGGGCCCGGGTCCAGGGCGACCAGGGCCGCCGCCGAATTGAGCAGCACCGCCTCGCGTACCGCGCCCGCCTCGCCGTCCAGCAGGCGGCGGGCCACATCGGCGTTGTACGAGGCGTCGGCGCCGCGCAGCGCCTCGACGGGGACGATGGGCAGCCCGACGTCGCGCGGGTCGAAGGGCTCCTCGCGGACCGCGCCGTCGCGCACCACCCAGACCCGGGAGGTGGCGGTGGTGGTCAGCTCGTCGAGTCCGTCGTCGCCGCGGAAGACCAGCGCCGAGTTCCCCCGGTCCGCCAGCACGCCCGCGACGATGGGCGCCATCCGGGCGTCGGCGACGCCGACCGCCTGCGCGCGGACCTGGGCCGGGTTGGTGAGGGGCCCCAGGATGTTGAACGTGGTCTGCGCGCCGAGTTCCTTGCGGGCCTTGGCGGCGTACCGCAGGGCGGGGTGGAACTTCACGGCGAAGCAGAAGGTGATGCCCGCCGCTTCGGCTACCTCGACGACCCGCCGCGGGGTCAGCTCCAGGTTGACGCCGAGCTTCTCCAGCACGTCGGAGGAGCCGCTCGCGGAGGAGGCGGCGCGGTTGCCGTGCTTGACGACCTTGGCACCGGTGCCGGCGATGACGATCGCGGACATGGTCGAGATGTTGACCGTCTTGGCGAGGTCGCCGCCGGTGCCGACGATGTCGACGGTCCGGCCCGGCACCTCGATGGTGTTGGCGTGGGCGTACATCGCGCGGACGAGGCCGGTGACCTCGTCGACGGTCTCGCCCTTGGCCCGCAGCGCGACGGCGAACCCGGCGATCTGCGCGTCGGTGGCCTCGCCGCTCATGATGCGGTCCATGGCCCAGGCGGTCTCCTCGGAGCTGAGGTCCTCGCCGCGCAGGAGGGGGTTCAGGAGGCCGGGCCAGGAACGGTCCGCCACGCTGTCGCCGCCGTTCGGGGTCACAACGTTCATGGTCCGCTCCAGGGTCCACAGCCGGTCAGGAAAGATGGCTCCACCCTATCCAGCCGGGCGGACCGCGAAGAGCCCCGTCCATCGGATGGACGGGGCTCTCACGGTGGCGATCGGTTCAGGTGATCAGTGGTGGCCGTGGCCCTCGCTGATCTCCTTGTACTCCTCGGGGGTGGCCTTGGGGATCTGGTTCCCGTCGGCGTAGTACCCCTTGCTGAGCTTGGCGCGCAGCTTCTGCACCGGGGAGATCTTGCGCTTCACGCCGTTCTCGTCGACCGCGGGGCCGAGGTCGATCGGCTGGTACTGCTCGTGCGCCGTGAGCGTGTGCAGCTGCCCGGGGCTGAGCGGCTCGTGGATCTCGACGAACTCACCGTGCGGCAGGCGCTTGATGATGCCGGTCTCGCGACCGTGCAGCACCTTCTCCCGGTCGCGGCGCTGGAGGCCGAGGCAGATCCGCTTGGTGACGATGAACGCGATGACCGGTCCGACGAAGAAGAAGATCCGGACGAACCAGGTGATCGAGTTGATCGACAGGTGGAAGTGCGTGGCCCACAGGTCGTTTCCACCGCCGACGAGGCCGATGAAGTACGCCGTGATCCAGGCGACGCCGAAGCCCGTACGGGTCGGGACGTTGCGCGGGCGGTCCAGGATGTGGTGCTCGCGCTTGTCGCCGGTGACCCAGGACTCGATGAACGGGTACACCGCGATCGCGGTGAGGACCACGCCGAAGCCGACCAGCGGGATGAACACGCCCAGGGCGAGCGTGTGGCCCCACAGGTTGATCTCCCAGCCCGGCATCACACGCACCAGGCCCTCGGCGAAGCCCATGTACCAGTCGGGCTGTGCGCCGGTGGAGACCTGGTCGACCCGGTACGGGCCGATGGCCCAGATCGGGTTGATCGTGGCGATGGCGGAGATGGCCGCGATGATGCCGAAGACGAGGAAGAAGAACCCTCCGGCCTTCGCCATGTACACGGGCAGCAGCGGCATGCCGACGACGTTCTTGTTCGTCCGGCCGGGACCCGCGAACTGCGTGTGCTTGTGGTAGAAGACCAGGATCAGGTGCGCCACCAGCAGGCCGAGCATGATGCCCGGCAGCAGCAGGATGTGGATCGAGTAGAACCGGGCCACGAAGTCGTGGCCGGGGAACTCGCCGCCGAACAGGAACATCGAGATGTACGTACCGACGATCGGCACGGACAGGATCGCGCCCTGGGTGAAGCGGACACCCGTACCGGAGAGCAGGTCGTCCGGGAGGGAGTAGCCGGTGAACCCGGTGAACATGCCGAGCACGAACAGCAGGAAGCCGAAGAGCCAGTTGATCTCGCGCGGCTTGCGGAACGCGCCCGTGAAGAAGACGCGCATCATGTGCACGAACATCGCGGCCAGGAAGATCAGCGCGGCCCAGTGGTGGATCTGCCGGACGAGCAGACCGCCGCGGACCTCGAAGCTGATCTTCAGGGTCGAGGCGTAGGCCTCGGACATCCGGATGCCCTGCATGGGCTCGTACGGACCGTGGTAGACGATCTCGCCCATGCTCGGCTGGAAGAACAGCGTCAGATACACGCCCGTGAGGATGATGATGATGAAGCTGTAGAGCGCGACCTCACCGAGCATGAAGGACCAGTGGTCCGGGAAGATCTTGCGCATGTTGGCCTTGGCGAGGCCGTAGATGCCCAGCCGGCCGTCCGCCCAGTCGGCCACCCGCTCGCCGGCCGGGGCCTTGCGCTCGTCCGCCGGTCCGGCGGCGGAGGGGTTCTTTGTCGCAGTACTCATCCGCGCTCCCAGAAGGCAGCACCGACGGGCTCGTCGAAGTCGCCGAGCGCCTCGAGGTTGCCCTCGCTGTTGACACCGATCCGCAGCTGCGGAAGCGGGTGGCCGGCCGGACCGAAGATGACGCGAGCGCCGTCGGAGAGGTCGAAGGTGGACTGGTGGCACGGGCAGAGCACGTGGTGCGTCTGCTGCTCGTACAGGCTGATCGGGCAGCCGACGTGGGTGCAGATCTTGGAGAACGCGACGATGCCCTCGTGGGCCCAGTCACGCTGGCGCTTGTCCTTGATGTCGTCCGGCTCGATGCGGACGATCATCAGGGCGGCCTTGCCCATCTGCGTCTGGAAGTCGTGCGACTCCGGGTCGAGCCCCTCGGGCATGGCGAAGGCCAGCGACCCGACGGTGATGTGCTCGGGGCGCAGCGGCTTCATCGTGTTCATGTTGATGAGCTGCTTGCCCTCCGCCCACAGGGTCGTGCGGAGCTTCTTCTCCGGCAGCGGACCGAGGTCGCGCAGCAGGACCACACCGGAGAGCGGCACCAGGGCCAGCGCACCGAACATGGTGTTGCGGATCAGCTTGCGACGGCCGATCGCGGACTCCTCGGCACCGGCCTTGAAGTCGGCCAGGACCTGCGCCTTGACCTCGGGCGGGGCCTCGATCGGGTGGCGGTCGGCCGCGACCTCGACGTCGGACATCAGGGTGCGCGCCCAGTGGACGGCTCCCGCGCCGATGAAGAAGAGCGCCGCACCCAGGGTGAGACCCAGGGAGAAGTTGAGCGCGCTCACATGGCCGAAGGGCCAGATGTAGACGATCTTGTCCACCGGGAAGATGACGTAGGAGGCGATGAAGCCCACCGTCGCCAGCATCGAGAGGGTGAACATGAACGCGACGGCGCGTTCCGAGCGGTTCGCGGCGCGCTCGTCGAGGTCCTGGATGCGCGGCTGGTGGGCCGGCAGCCCCGGGTCGGCGAACGGGTCGTCGTGACGCTCCACCGCGCCGTGCGCGGTCTCCTGCACCACAGGCAGGTTGTCTTCTGGAATCTGTTGGCTACTCATGACTTCTTGGCCTTAGCGGTGTGGGCCGCGACCCAAACGGCGACTGCGACGAGCGCGCCGAGTCCGAAGACCCACGCGAACAGACCTTCGCTGACCGGGCCGAGACCGCCGAGGGCCAGGCCGCCGGGGCTCTCCGACTCGTCACCGTTCACGGTCTCGATGTACGCGATGATGTCCTTCTTCTCCTGCTCCGGCATCGTCGTGTCGGGGAAGGAGGGCATGCTCTGCGGGCCGGTCTGCATGGCCTCGTAGATGTGCTTCGGGCTCACGCCTTCGAGGTCGGGGGCGTACTTGCCCTCCGTCAGGGCTCCGCCCTTACCGGTGAAGTTGTGGCACTGGGCGCAGTTGGTGCGGAACAGTTCGCCGCCGTTGGCGACGTCGGCGCCCGCGGGGTCGACCTGCTTGTCGGTCGGCGTGATGGGACCGGCGCCGAGCGACGCGACGTACGCCGCGAGCTGGTCGATCTCCGCCTGGGTGTAGATGACCTTCTTCTTCGGTACCTGGGCGCCCGGCTGCTGCGCGGGCATACGGCCCGTACCGACCTGGAAGTCGACGGCGGCGGAGCCCACGCCCACGAGGGACGGCCCGTCGGTGGTGCCCTGACCGCCGGTTCCGTGGCAGCTGGCGCAGCCTACGGCGTAGAGCTTCTTGCCCTCTTCGATGGCGAGGGACTGGGCGGTTTCATCGGCCTGCGCCTTGCCCGCAGGCGCAAACGCGGCGTACAGCCCCCCGGTAGCCGCCAGCGCGAGGAGTAGTACGACGACCGCCGCCAGCGGATGGCGTCGTCGTGCGGAGAGCTTTTTCACGGATTACCCCGGTGTCAGGATCTTCTGCGTCGATGGTGGGCGGGTGCGAGCCCGGTTACTTGATCATGTAGATCGTTGCGAACAGGCCGATCCATACGACATCGACGAAGTGCCAGTAGTAGGACACGACGATGGCGGCGGTGGCCTGATCGTGGGTGAACCTCTTGGCTGCGTACGTTCTGCCGAGGACCAGCAGGAAGGCGATGAGACCGCCTGTCACGTGCAGACCGTGGAAGCCGGTGGTCAGGTAGAACACCGAGCCGTACGGGTCGGACGAGAGGGAGAGCCCCGCGTCCTTGACCAGCTCGGTGTACTCCAGGACCTGGCCGCCGATGAAGATCGCACCCATCACGAACGTGATGATGAACCAGGTGCGGAGCTTCTTCACATCGCCCCGCTCGGCTGCGAAAACGCCGAGCTGGCAGGTGAGTGAGGAGAGCACCAGGATCGTGGTGTTCGTCGCCGAGAACGGGAAGTTCAGATGATCGGACATCTCCTTCCAGTAATCGGGTCCCATCACCGATCGCAGGGTGAAGTACATCGCGAAGAGGGCCGCGAAGAACATCAGCTCGGAACTCAACCAGATGATGGTTCCGACGCTGGTGAGGTTCGGTCGATTGACCGACGGGTGCGCGTGCCCGGTTTCTACTGTCGTTGCTGTCGCCACGACCGACATTATGTCGGTCGCTTATCCCGCCCTCACCCCGGGGGGTGCCGTTCGGTGTGTCCGTACCGTCTGCAGGGGTCGCACCCTGCGCCGAACGGCCCATCGGAAGGTCGTCATTACCGGTGCTGACGGCCGGTCGGGCGGAGTACGATCCGCGCATCGGTTCATGCCCCGAGAGCCCCGACGACGTCGATGTCACGGAGGAACAATGCAGGCGACCGCCACGGTCCTGGTCTACAGCGACGACGCCAACATCCGCGAGCAGGTGAGGCTGGCAGCCGGTCGCAGGCCTGCCGCGGACGTCCCACCGGTGGAGTTCCTGGAGTGCGCGACGCTCCCGGCCGTCCTCAAGGCGCTGGACGGCGGCGGCGTCGACGTCTGCGTGCTGGACGGGGAGACGGCTCCCGTCGGCGGCATGGGCGTCTGCCGCCAGATCAAGGACGAGATCTTCCGCTGCCCGCCGGTGCTCCTGCTGATCGGCCGCCCGCAGGACGCGTGGCTGGCCACCTGGAGCCGGGCGGAGGCCGCCGTGACGCTCCCGGTCGACCCGGTGGAGTTCGCCGACGCGCTGGCGGCACTGCTGCGGCAGCGGCTCGCCGTGGAGGCCTGAGGGGCCCCCACGGCCCGCCGAGGGGCTTCCGGCGCCGTACGGCACCTGTCCGGGGCTTCCGGTGCCCGGGTCAGACGTGGGGACGCAGCCGGGCTGCCTGGAGCGTCTGCGGGCTGTCCGGCGCCCCCTCGTGGAGGGCGCTGCCCTTCTGCCACTTCTCCCAGGAGAGGTTCCAGTCGCCGAACCCGTTGCCGAACGGGTCCATGTCCTCGCCCTCGCTGCCGACGACCGTGACGATGTCGCCCTCGCGCACCGTGTCGAAGAACCATTCGGCGTTGCTGGTGCTCATGCCGGTGCAGCCGTGGCTGACGTTGGCGTTGCCCTGGGAGCCGGTGGACCACGGGGCGGCGTGGACGTACTCGCCGCTCCAGGTCACCCGGGTGGCCCAGTAGACCGGCAGGTCGTACGACTCCGAGGAGCCGGCCGCGATGCCGACGCTCTCGCCGCGCATACGGACGAACTGCTCCTTGGCGAGCACCACCTTGACCCCGTTGCGGGTGGAGAAGCCGGGCTTGCCGGTGGTGACCGGAATGGTGTTGATCACTTCTCCGTTGCGGAGCACCGTCAGGGTGTGGTCCGCGGCGTCGGTGACGGCCTCGATCCGGTCGCCGGTGGCGAGCTTCAGCGGCTTGGCCTCGGCTCCGTAGAGCGCGTTGGTCACCTTGATGCCCGCCAGGTTGGAGCGGACCTCGATGGAGGCGTTCGCGGGCCAGTACTCCTTCGGGCGGTAGTGCAGCTTCTTGTCGTCGACCCAGTACCAGGAGCCGGTGACGGCCGGGGTGGAGCGGACCTTCAGGGCGCGCTCGACGGTGGCCCTGGCCGCCTTGTCGGTGATCGGAGCGCTGAGTTCCGCCGTGATGGGCTGTCCGACGCCGTAGGTGCCCGCCTCCGGGCCGAAGGCTACCTTCAGCAACTTCTTGGGCGAGGAGGTGCCGAAGGACAGCGTACGGACCCCTGGAGCGCCGTCGCCGTTCTCCATGGCGACCCTGACGGTGTAACCGGTGCCGGCCGCGAGCGGGGCGGTGGAGCGCCAGCGCCTCCCGTCGGCGGAGAGCTCCCCCGCCAGATGGCGGCCGCCGGTGTCCACGGCGCTGACGTCGGTGATGCGCCCGTCGTCGCCCTTGACGGTGACTTCCAGGGGCTTGTCGGGGTCGGCCTTCTCCTTGTCGGAGGGGCCGTTGAAGGAGACCTGGTCGCCCGCGTCGAAAGGCTTCGTGGAGAGCGGGTGGCCGTCGGGCGAGCCACAGGCGGTCGCACCCGCGGCGAGGGTCACGACCAGCAGGGTGCAGCTCACTACGGTGCGGATGCGCGGCGTGTGGTTCATGCCGTCCACGCTAAGAAGATTCATCCGTTCCAGCGCGTTCAGTGACTCCGAACGAGCGAAGGGCCCGCGTCGCTGCCGGCGACGCGGGCCCTTCGTGGTGTAGCGCGTGTCACCGGCGGTGCGGTGTCACGGGGTGCGGTGTCA
The nucleotide sequence above comes from Streptomyces sp. NBC_01116. Encoded proteins:
- a CDS encoding NYN domain-containing protein; amino-acid sequence: MDQPTSGAGPADEADGGAEALGRPLPEGVRRRVIALVSDAFGGLTVSELPAQLRQYARFTPTRRAKFAGNAMAAALEGDALFRQRIGERLSQSQPELTGALEAGSPPAAADPLDVAAAAYVLRPVGWVKLVESAGEEVQRADAERADEEARRELEHLREELERARAHTRAETERLRTELEAARKEAESLHRKLRSALSEVKRGEAALRRGAAEAEAQRAESAAQLSVAESESRRLKGRLGEAEAALEASRRAAREGRSVEDMRLRLLLDTVLDAASGLRRELALPPATTHPADTVDAVEPGRMSPKDIAARALSETDPALLDQLLALPQAHLIVDGYNVTKTGYPQMPLEKQRLRLLGGLSVLAAQTGAEMTCVFDGAELAAPVLLAPPRGVRVLFSKAGVTADELIRQLARAEPPGRPVVVVSTDREVADGVAKAGARPVASVLLLKRLSRV
- a CDS encoding rhomboid family intramembrane serine protease; amino-acid sequence: MIDGRQADGRTTAGRIRDAAVSSGAPVTYGLIGVCGVIFLISPLSGFGGAAQGSEDALLAAQAAYFERWGVIPAELWEGSAHALLTPFTALFVHGSWLHLLGNLLFLYVFGAMAEERMGRVRFALFYVGCGYVALVCYAAAHADSGQTLVGASGAISAVLGAFLYLFPKTRVTSLFPFLFFLPLRFPAWMVLVFWFGLQWAAAQGAGSGPGVAYLAHVAGFAAGFLCAWVGCRGGARVKVPATATEGDSQP
- a CDS encoding Lrp/AsnC family transcriptional regulator translates to MITAIVLIKTSVDRIPEIAEAIAALDSVSEVFSVTGTYDLIAMVRVARHDDLADVIPGRISKIPGVEGTDTHVAFRTYSQHDLEAAFAIGLDA
- a CDS encoding aminotransferase class V-fold PLP-dependent enzyme, translated to MSVPTAALDSSVCAPLPVLGQNVTVPLVTGGEVTYAALDYAASAPALQRVWDDVAAYAPYYGSVHRGAGYLSQLSTDLFENSRRTVAEFLGCRADDQVVFTRSTTDSLNLLAAAIPADCQVFVYETEHHASLLPWRDARVTYLNAPRTPAQAVEALERALADRDPYGPALVCVTGASNVTGELWPVRELAAAAHAHGARIVLDAAQLAPHHPVDIAELDVDWVAFSGHKLYAPFGSGVLAGRADWLQAAEPYLAGGGASRKVARRADGGVDVDWHTTAARHEAGSPNVIGVYSIASACKALTEAGFEGLVAREQELVGRVREGLAEVPEVQVLSLFGDDAPRVGVISFVVRGWNSSHFAAALSAEYGIGVRDGLFCAHPLVRTLLGSDPQDPGECGAPEAEPGERSLNAIRVSFGAGTPDEHIDRFLRAVSELVREGARWNYRTEEGRCVPDRGEAARVRDTF
- the trpD gene encoding anthranilate phosphoribosyltransferase gives rise to the protein MNVVTPNGGDSVADRSWPGLLNPLLRGEDLSSEETAWAMDRIMSGEATDAQIAGFAVALRAKGETVDEVTGLVRAMYAHANTIEVPGRTVDIVGTGGDLAKTVNISTMSAIVIAGTGAKVVKHGNRAASSASGSSDVLEKLGVNLELTPRRVVEVAEAAGITFCFAVKFHPALRYAAKARKELGAQTTFNILGPLTNPAQVRAQAVGVADARMAPIVAGVLADRGNSALVFRGDDGLDELTTTATSRVWVVRDGAVREEPFDPRDVGLPIVPVEALRGADASYNADVARRLLDGEAGAVREAVLLNSAAALVALDPGPGTLTEQLAAKILVAAEAIDSGAAKRALGRWVAASNA
- a CDS encoding cytochrome bc complex cytochrome b subunit translates to MSTATKNPSAAGPADERKAPAGERVADWADGRLGIYGLAKANMRKIFPDHWSFMLGEVALYSFIIIILTGVYLTLFFQPSMGEIVYHGPYEPMQGIRMSEAYASTLKISFEVRGGLLVRQIHHWAALIFLAAMFVHMMRVFFTGAFRKPREINWLFGFLLFVLGMFTGFTGYSLPDDLLSGTGVRFTQGAILSVPIVGTYISMFLFGGEFPGHDFVARFYSIHILLLPGIMLGLLVAHLILVFYHKHTQFAGPGRTNKNVVGMPLLPVYMAKAGGFFFLVFGIIAAISAIATINPIWAIGPYRVDQVSTGAQPDWYMGFAEGLVRVMPGWEINLWGHTLALGVFIPLVGFGVVLTAIAVYPFIESWVTGDKREHHILDRPRNVPTRTGFGVAWITAYFIGLVGGGNDLWATHFHLSINSITWFVRIFFFVGPVIAFIVTKRICLGLQRRDREKVLHGRETGIIKRLPHGEFVEIHEPLSPGQLHTLTAHEQYQPIDLGPAVDENGVKRKISPVQKLRAKLSKGYYADGNQIPKATPEEYKEISEGHGHH
- a CDS encoding ubiquinol-cytochrome c reductase iron-sulfur subunit gives rise to the protein MSSQQIPEDNLPVVQETAHGAVERHDDPFADPGLPAHQPRIQDLDERAANRSERAVAFMFTLSMLATVGFIASYVIFPVDKIVYIWPFGHVSALNFSLGLTLGAALFFIGAGAVHWARTLMSDVEVAADRHPIEAPPEVKAQVLADFKAGAEESAIGRRKLIRNTMFGALALVPLSGVVLLRDLGPLPEKKLRTTLWAEGKQLINMNTMKPLRPEHITVGSLAFAMPEGLDPESHDFQTQMGKAALMIVRIEPDDIKDKRQRDWAHEGIVAFSKICTHVGCPISLYEQQTHHVLCPCHQSTFDLSDGARVIFGPAGHPLPQLRIGVNSEGNLEALGDFDEPVGAAFWERG
- a CDS encoding c-type cytochrome; this encodes MKKLSARRRHPLAAVVVLLLALAATGGLYAAFAPAGKAQADETAQSLAIEEGKKLYAVGCASCHGTGGQGTTDGPSLVGVGSAAVDFQVGTGRMPAQQPGAQVPKKKVIYTQAEIDQLAAYVASLGAGPITPTDKQVDPAGADVANGGELFRTNCAQCHNFTGKGGALTEGKYAPDLEGVSPKHIYEAMQTGPQSMPSFPDTTMPEQEKKDIIAYIETVNGDESESPGGLALGGLGPVSEGLFAWVFGLGALVAVAVWVAAHTAKAKKS
- a CDS encoding heme-copper oxidase subunit III, encoding MSVVATATTVETGHAHPSVNRPNLTSVGTIIWLSSELMFFAALFAMYFTLRSVMGPDYWKEMSDHLNFPFSATNTTILVLSSLTCQLGVFAAERGDVKKLRTWFIITFVMGAIFIGGQVLEYTELVKDAGLSLSSDPYGSVFYLTTGFHGLHVTGGLIAFLLVLGRTYAAKRFTHDQATAAIVVSYYWHFVDVVWIGLFATIYMIK